CGGTTCATCCCCACACTCGTGGGGAACACGCGATTAATCTTGTCGTCGCCGACGTTCGCAACGGTTCATCCCCACACTCGTGGGGAACACATCTTCCAACTGACCCTGCCTGAGTTGGAGCGCGGTTCATCCCCACACTCGTGGGGAACACTTATTTAGTCTCCGCTGGTTCGTTTTTTTTGGCGGTTCATCCCCACACTCGTGGGGAACACTCGACGATTTGTGCGGTCAGTTGCGCGATCAGCGGTTCATCCCCACACTCGTGGGGAACACTTGCAGGCGCAGGTTGCAGGTTTCGTCCATGGCGGTTCATCCCCACACTCGTGGGGAACACCGCGGCGCGTGGCACAAGATCAGTCGGCATGTCGGTTCATCCCCACACTCGTGGGGAACACTCGGCTTTACCGAACGTTTCGAAGGCATGGTGCGGTTCATCCCCACACTCGTGGGGAACACAATCTGCGGACAAGCCTTAACAGAACGCGGGGCGGTTCATCCCCACACTCGTGGGGAACACTTTCATGCAGACTTCGCGCCGTGCGCCCGCGCGCGGTTCATCCCCACACTCGTGGGGAACACACAACAATCTCGTTCGGGTAGTTGTCGCCGTTCGGTTCATCCCCACACTCGTGGGGAACACACCCTTGTCGGGATCGACGATAAACGTGCCGGCGGTTCATCCCCACACTCGTGGGGAACACCAACTGCTCAACGGTGTGCCGTCGATCCACCGCGGTTCATCCCCACACTCGTGGGGAACACCTCGTCGGCGGGTTTGAGGATGTCGATGAATGCGGTTCATCCCCACACTCGTGGGGAACACGGCACTATCCGATAACAAGCGGCTTTACGACATGGTTCATCCCCACACTCGTGGGGAACACGCCGCCGATCATACTCTCCAACGCTGGATAATCGGTTCATCCCCACACTCGTGGGGAACACGCGGTTTGATCGCCGACCCGTTTGTTGGCGGCCGGTTCATCCCCACACTCGTGGGGAACACTAGCACTAAGTAGAAAAAGCCGCTCAAAACGGCGGTTCATCCCCACACTCGTGGGGAACACTAACAGGATCAGCGCCAAAGTGACCAATGAGACGGTTCATCCCCACACTCGTGGGGAACACTCCATCATCGCGACGCCGTCGCTGTCCGAAAACGGTTCATCCCCACACTCGTGGGGAACACTAGACTGTATATTCTGTTAGATACACAGATATCGGTTCATCCCCACACTCGTGGGGAACACTTGAGCGTTATATTGGTCTCGCTTGTCTCTGACGGTTCATCCCCACACTCGTGGGGAACACACTTATCCTAACACATTGTTAGACAAGCGAAATAATCGCCTCAAAATTTCCACCGATTCTTTGCCGGTTTTTTAACGTTAAATTGTTAAAGAGCATTCTGATCGTTCGGGTCTTCCTCGGGATAAAACGAAACCAGTTTCAAGCCGTCCAACTCGACCGGCAGGCGGCGGTTTTTGCCCAGGGTGATGAAGTCGAAACCGGGTTCGGTATTGGTGGTCCAGACCATGACCGCGTTGCCGTCTTCGATGCCATTCTCGATTTGTACCCAGATCATTTCCCTGACTTTGACCGACAAATCGCCTACATAAACCCCGGCACGAATCTCGATCAGCCAGACGGCAAGGCGCCCCCGCAACCGGGGCGGGACGTTTTCAACTACGATGACCAACA
The genomic region above belongs to Methylomicrobium agile and contains:
- the cas2e gene encoding type I-E CRISPR-associated endoribonuclease Cas2e, with product MLVIVVENVPPRLRGRLAVWLIEIRAGVYVGDLSVKVREMIWVQIENGIEDGNAVMVWTTNTEPGFDFITLGKNRRLPVELDGLKLVSFYPEEDPNDQNAL